A genomic region of Rhizomicrobium sp. contains the following coding sequences:
- a CDS encoding histidine phosphatase family protein — MIRHGECEHNVAGRAASWDDSPLTARGRGQARGNGALLGEIAGDLSGFDFFASPLHRTCTTMELVREAAGLPPTGYRADHRLMEIHFGDHTWMTREEIANVDPLLPGLDDKDDWDYVRPRGESWAGLHERVARFLPTLTRDAVIVTHYGPARAIRAHYLGLTPEETKRYKPPHAGIMRLSQGTEAIFGD, encoded by the coding sequence GTGATCCGCCATGGCGAGTGCGAGCACAACGTCGCCGGCCGCGCGGCGTCGTGGGACGACTCGCCGCTCACGGCCCGGGGACGCGGCCAGGCGCGCGGCAACGGCGCCCTGCTCGGCGAGATCGCCGGCGATCTCTCCGGTTTCGATTTCTTCGCGAGCCCGCTGCACCGGACCTGCACGACGATGGAGCTGGTGCGCGAGGCGGCCGGCCTGCCGCCCACGGGCTATCGCGCCGACCACCGCCTCATGGAGATCCATTTCGGCGATCACACCTGGATGACGCGCGAAGAGATCGCGAACGTCGATCCGCTGCTGCCCGGCCTCGACGACAAGGACGACTGGGACTATGTGCGCCCGCGCGGCGAAAGCTGGGCGGGACTGCACGAGCGCGTCGCCCGCTTCCTGCCGACGCTCACGCGCGACGCGGTGATCGTGACCCATTACGGCCCGGCGCGGGCGATCCGCGCGCATTATCTCGGCCTTACGCCGGAAGAGACGAAACGCTACAAACCACCGCACGCCGGAATCATGCGATTGTCGCAGGGTACGGAAGCCATCTTCGGCGATTAG
- the aroC gene encoding chorismate synthase produces MSFNTFGHLFRVTTFGESHGPAIGCVIDGCPPGIALSEADIQADLDRRRPGQSKFVTQRQEPDTVKILSGVFQDERMAAQVTTGTPIALLIENVDQRSKDYGEIRDKFRPGHADYTYFAKYGVRDYRGGGRQSARETASRVAAGAVARKVLASLYPEARVRGALVQMGTKTIDCAKWDWTEVANNPFFCPDAGAVAPWTEYLEGVRKAGSSVGAVIEVVAAGIPAGLGAPVYAKLDGDLAAAMMSINAVKGVEIGDGFGAAALTGEENADEMRAGNDGKPRFLANHAGGILGGISTGQPIVCRFAVKPTSSILSPRLTVDVHNAETDIQTKGRHDPCVGIRAVPVGEAMMACVLADHALRQRAQVG; encoded by the coding sequence ATGTCGTTCAACACCTTCGGCCATCTGTTCCGCGTCACGACCTTCGGCGAGAGCCACGGGCCGGCGATCGGCTGCGTGATCGACGGCTGCCCGCCGGGTATCGCGCTCAGCGAAGCCGACATCCAGGCCGATCTCGACCGGCGCCGGCCGGGGCAATCGAAATTCGTCACGCAGCGGCAGGAGCCGGACACGGTGAAGATCCTGTCCGGCGTGTTCCAGGACGAGCGGATGGCGGCGCAGGTGACGACGGGGACGCCCATCGCGCTTCTGATTGAGAATGTCGATCAGCGGTCGAAAGACTATGGCGAGATCCGCGACAAGTTCCGGCCCGGCCATGCCGACTACACCTATTTCGCCAAATACGGCGTGCGCGACTATCGCGGCGGCGGTCGGCAAAGCGCGCGCGAGACCGCCAGCCGGGTCGCGGCCGGCGCGGTGGCGCGCAAGGTGCTGGCATCGCTCTATCCCGAGGCGCGGGTGCGCGGCGCGCTGGTGCAGATGGGTACGAAGACCATCGACTGCGCGAAATGGGATTGGACGGAAGTGGCGAACAACCCGTTCTTCTGCCCCGACGCGGGCGCGGTCGCTCCGTGGACGGAGTATCTCGAAGGCGTGCGCAAGGCGGGCTCTTCCGTCGGCGCGGTGATCGAGGTGGTGGCGGCGGGCATTCCCGCCGGTCTCGGCGCGCCGGTCTATGCCAAGCTCGACGGCGATCTCGCCGCCGCGATGATGAGCATCAACGCGGTCAAGGGCGTGGAGATCGGCGACGGCTTCGGCGCCGCCGCGCTGACCGGCGAGGAGAATGCCGACGAGATGCGCGCCGGCAATGACGGCAAGCCGCGGTTCCTGGCGAACCATGCCGGCGGCATCCTCGGCGGCATCTCGACCGGCCAGCCCATCGTCTGCCGCTTCGCGGTCAAGCCGACCTCGTCGATCCTGTCGCCGCGCCTGACGGTGGACGTGCACAATGCCGAGACCGACATCCAGACCAAGGGCCGCCACGACCCCTGCGTCGGCATCCGCGCCGTGCCGGTGGGCGAGGCGATGATGGCCTGCGTGCTGGCGGACCATGCGCTGCGCCAGCGGGCGCAGGTCGGCTAA
- a CDS encoding C13 family peptidase, giving the protein MKIFAFVLGVLGAALAVSAASAAGFSDWAAIVVAGDWHSHSGAPSEVFDNGRRDIAADLARLGFSPGNTIQFSVRPDIHPGTEPSDKQDIANQLWDLSNRTTGGCFVYFTSHGSPDGIVLGDTTFAPEPMATMIDNACGSRPTVVFVAACFSGVFVPALAAPNRFVMTAARPDRPSFGCGDNDHYTFFDNCWLDSVGGVGDFGGLADAIRACVSRKEAEIKAYPSEPQLSIGTQIAAAMPRWR; this is encoded by the coding sequence ATGAAGATATTCGCGTTTGTCCTGGGGGTTCTGGGCGCGGCCCTGGCGGTGTCGGCCGCCTCGGCCGCCGGGTTTTCGGACTGGGCGGCGATCGTCGTCGCCGGCGACTGGCACTCCCATTCCGGCGCGCCGTCCGAGGTGTTCGACAACGGCCGGCGCGACATCGCCGCCGACCTCGCCCGGCTCGGCTTTTCGCCGGGCAACACGATCCAGTTCTCCGTCCGCCCGGACATCCATCCGGGCACCGAGCCTTCCGACAAGCAGGATATCGCGAACCAACTTTGGGACCTGTCGAACCGCACCACGGGCGGCTGCTTCGTCTATTTCACCAGCCATGGTTCGCCCGACGGCATCGTGCTGGGCGATACGACCTTCGCGCCGGAGCCGATGGCGACCATGATCGACAATGCCTGCGGCAGCCGCCCGACCGTGGTGTTCGTCGCCGCCTGTTTTTCCGGCGTGTTCGTTCCCGCGCTCGCGGCGCCCAACCGCTTCGTGATGACGGCGGCGCGCCCCGACCGGCCGTCCTTCGGCTGCGGCGACAACGACCACTACACCTTCTTCGACAATTGCTGGCTCGATTCCGTCGGCGGGGTCGGCGATTTCGGCGGCCTGGCCGACGCGATCCGCGCCTGCGTCAGCCGCAAGGAGGCCGAGATCAAGGCCTATCCGTCCGAGCCGCAACTTTCCATCGGCACACAAATCGCCGCCGCGATGCCGCGCTGGCGTTAG
- a CDS encoding TlyA family RNA methyltransferase, with the protein MVAQGSVCLDVGASTGGFTEVLLERGARKVYAVDVGHAQMHPKVRRDERVVACDGVNARALTREQVKETPMAVVIDVSFIGLKLALPPALSLAGSGAWLVALVKPQFEVGRFAVGKGGIVKDAEARDAAVKDVADWIADQAGWTICGHMESPIEGGDGNREYLIAAKKM; encoded by the coding sequence ATTGTCGCCCAAGGATCTGTCTGCCTCGATGTCGGCGCCTCGACCGGCGGCTTCACCGAGGTGCTGCTCGAACGCGGCGCCAGGAAGGTCTACGCCGTCGATGTCGGCCACGCCCAGATGCATCCCAAGGTGCGCCGCGATGAGCGCGTCGTCGCCTGCGACGGCGTCAACGCGCGTGCGCTGACGCGCGAGCAGGTGAAGGAAACGCCGATGGCGGTCGTGATCGATGTGAGTTTCATCGGCCTCAAGCTCGCTTTGCCGCCGGCGCTGTCGCTGGCCGGCTCCGGCGCCTGGCTGGTGGCGCTGGTCAAGCCGCAATTCGAGGTCGGCCGCTTTGCCGTCGGCAAGGGCGGCATCGTCAAGGACGCCGAGGCGCGGGACGCCGCGGTCAAGGACGTCGCCGACTGGATCGCCGACCAAGCCGGCTGGACCATCTGCGGCCACATGGAAAGCCCGATCGAAGGCGGCGACGGCAACCGCGAATACCTGATCGCCGCGAAGAAAATGTGA
- a CDS encoding transketolase C-terminal domain-containing protein translates to MLITVEEGAIGGFGSHVMQFLAWEGLLDRGLKVRPMVLPDRFQDHDTPDRMYEAAGLDAKAIVATALNALGREREAEAAGKIA, encoded by the coding sequence GTGCTGATCACGGTGGAGGAGGGCGCCATCGGTGGCTTCGGCTCGCACGTCATGCAGTTCCTCGCCTGGGAAGGCCTGCTCGACCGCGGCCTCAAGGTGCGCCCGATGGTGCTGCCCGACCGGTTCCAGGACCACGACACGCCGGACCGGATGTACGAAGCCGCCGGCCTCGACGCCAAGGCGATCGTCGCGACGGCCCTGAACGCGCTCGGCCGCGAACGCGAAGCCGAAGCCGCGGGCAAGATCGCCTGA
- a CDS encoding transketolase C-terminal domain-containing protein: MPLQIGKGKIWKEGTSIAILSYGTRLAEALLAAEKLSGYGLSATVADAASPSRSTPT; this comes from the coding sequence GTGCCGCTCCAAATCGGCAAGGGCAAGATCTGGAAGGAAGGCACTTCCATCGCGATTCTGTCCTACGGCACACGCCTCGCCGAGGCGCTGCTGGCGGCCGAGAAATTGTCCGGCTACGGATTATCGGCGACGGTGGCGGATGCCGCTTCGCCAAGCCGCTCGACACCGACCTGA
- a CDS encoding 1-deoxy-D-xylulose-5-phosphate synthase N-terminal domain-containing protein, whose protein sequence is MPRGMVTGGTLFEELGFYYVGPIDGHNLDHLIPVLENVRDMKNGPVLVHVVTKKGKGYAPAEASADKYHGVTKFDVITGEQKKSNSKAPAYQKVFGESLIMEAKRTAASSPSPPRCRPARASICSSRSFRHAPSMSASPSNTP, encoded by the coding sequence ATGCCCCGCGGCATGGTCACCGGCGGCACGCTGTTCGAGGAACTCGGCTTCTACTATGTCGGCCCGATCGACGGGCACAATCTGGATCACCTGATCCCGGTGCTCGAAAACGTCCGCGACATGAAGAATGGGCCGGTGCTCGTCCATGTCGTGACCAAGAAGGGCAAGGGCTACGCGCCCGCCGAGGCCAGCGCCGACAAATATCATGGCGTGACCAAGTTCGACGTCATCACCGGCGAGCAGAAGAAGTCCAACTCCAAGGCGCCGGCCTATCAGAAGGTGTTCGGCGAGAGCCTCATCATGGAGGCCAAGAGGACAGCCGCATCGTCGCCATCACCGCCGCGATGCCGTCCGGCACGGGCATCGATCTGTTCCAGCAGGTCTTTCCGACACGCACCTTCGATGTCGGCATCGCCGAGCAACACGCCGTGA